One part of the Procambarus clarkii isolate CNS0578487 chromosome 41, FALCON_Pclarkii_2.0, whole genome shotgun sequence genome encodes these proteins:
- the LOC138373071 gene encoding uncharacterized protein: MSVCPLCLSPINNEIVHVCQTRCLTCLGEMSINALQECRLYCIGCNGPTPPGHFDVTCTSCGQLYCANLHGSTSCPYCRFSVNREPPTEARNVIEPPPKRRRIINNRVPIRDQENLILGGINIPAQSPLDSTQPSEWSTPVRSQPQLSQELEEDAPDGNQHASSDEEEEDNQPPVHDISDEEVNAPDSPEVLNLDNIVPRVLEVINHFEGSFSRHSFSIPGHLDADPSVYINRYREFFIEYIDNQFRQIQEEFPPSFHIYPDVSLILQKLNHADDQYEILDEVFSIRGETQTVTQEEVEVLVNSWVDEMSAKIDECLKNVQSSSVGIHSMSGFAINFSYIRHPMHLGSYVPYPAKLKGKESVFNPESEGDECLLQCIAAYKNLALGRTLDNVRKCYKNLRWCRRFVVWADEIRFPVSFDNLKKIEKLNKISIYIYTITHESNRYYLSLARKSQEKYADKVPLLLLEGKHLCLIKDFDKFVKTINHNRYKIPDTHKFCKICLLHAPLDEIQAHEESCTVSQRLKLVDTNIYMVRDKMEMD; encoded by the exons atgtcagtgtgtcctctgtgcctgtctcctatcaacaacgaaatcgttcatgtgtgtcaaacacgatgtttaacatgcctaggtgaaatgtccatcaacgctcttcaagaatgcagactatactgtataggatgcaatgggcctacaccgcctggacattttgacgtaacctgtaccagctgtgggcaactctattgtgcaaatc ttcatggttctacttcctgcccatactgtcgtttctccgttaaccgggaacctcccaccgaagccagaaacgtcattgaacctccacccaaacgccgtcgcatcataaataacc gagttcctattcgtgatcaagagaatctcatacttggtggaatcaacatcccagctc aatcgcccctggattcaacccaaccctctgagtggagcacacctgtacgcagtcaaccccagctgtcccaggagctagaagaagatgcaccagacggcaaccagcatgcatcttcagatgaagaagaagaagacaatcaaccccctgttcacgacatatcagatgaagaagtcaacgctccagattccccagaggtacttaaCTTAGATAACATTGTTCCGCGAGTGTTAGAAGTCATTAACCATTTCGAAGGTTCTTTCTCGAGACATTCGTTCTCCATTCCCGGACATTTAGACGCTGACCCCAGCgtatatataaataggtatagggaattttttatagaatatatagacaatcagttcagacaaatacaggaagaattccctccctcatttcacatttaccctgatgtaagcctaattttgcaaaaacttaatcatgccgacgatcaatatgaaatattagatgaagtattttcaattagaggagaaactcagactgttacacaggaagaggtTGAAGTTCTCgtaaattcatgggttgacgaaatgtctgctaaaattgacgaatgcctaaaaaatgtccaatcctcaagtgtaggaattcattccatgtcaggctttgccattaatttttcgtatattcgccaccctatgcaccttggatcttacgtaccatatcctgcaaaattaaagggaaaagaatcagtatttaaccctgaaagtgaaggagatgagtgtttgttacagtgcattGCCGCATATAAAAACTTAGCATTGGGCAGGACCCTGGATAACGTTAGAAAGTGTTACAAAAACCTtcgatggtgtagaagattcgtagtatgggcagatgaaatcagattccccgtatcatttgataaccttaagaaaatagagaagcttaacaaaatttctatttatatttatacaataactcatgaaagtaacagatactatcttagtttagctaggaaaagccaggaaaagtatgccgataaagtccctttgttgttattagaaggcaagcatctctgtctgatcaaggattttgataaatttgtaaagaCTATTAACCATAATCGGTATAAAATTCCTGACACTCATAAATTCTGTAAAATTTGCCTTTTGCATGCTCCCTTGGATGAAATTCAagctcacgaagagtcatgcactgtatcccaa aggctaaaactggtagacaccaatatttatatggtaagagataaaATGGAGATGGATTAG